One Periophthalmus magnuspinnatus isolate fPerMag1 chromosome 15, fPerMag1.2.pri, whole genome shotgun sequence genomic window carries:
- the hmx3a gene encoding homeobox protein HMX3, producing the protein MPETTQETSAKDSPFFIKNLLNCDSKQSKPKPVLTATKTALEGGFSLSQVGDFSFPRFELPAQRFSLPAHYLERTSAWWYPYTLGTAAHLHRTEASDKPVARDSSPTSGTDRDSPDLLLKTEPDSKDEDDEDEHNNSKSGDEIILEESDAEEARKDDTEDWKKRDDDKKPCRKKKTRTVFSRSQVFQLESTFDMKRYLSSSERAGLAASLHLTETQVKIWFQNRRNKWKRQLAAELEAANLSHAAAQRIVRVPILYHENSASESTNASASVPASQPLLTFPHPGVYYSHPIVTSVPLLRPV; encoded by the exons ATGCCTGAGACGACGCAAGAGACTTCGGCCAAGGACTCGCCTTTCTTTATAAAGAACCTGCTCAACTGTGACAGCAAACAGTCCAAACCTAAACCGGTGTTGACTGCCACGAAAACAGCATTGGAAGGTGGCTTCTCCCTGTCACAGGTTGGAGACTTCAGCTTCCCACGCTTCGAGTTGCCCGCTCAGAGGTTCAGTCTCCCGGCGCACTATCTGGAGCGCACCTCGGCGTGGTGGTACCCCTACACCCTGGGCACCGCAGCGCACCTGCATAGAACGGAAG CGAGTGACAAACCCGTGGCCAGAGACTCGTCCCCGACTTCAGGCACAGACCGGGACTCTCCAGACCTTCTCCTCAAAACTGAACCGGACTCCAAAGACGAGGACGATGAGGACGAGCACAACAACAGTAAGAGCGGAGACGAGATCATCCTGGAGGAGAGCGACGCGGAGGAGGCCCGCAAGGACGACACGGAGGACTGGAAGAAACGCGACGACGACAAGAAGCCGTGCCGCAAAAAGAAGACACGCACCGTGTTCTCCCGCAGCCAGGTGTTCCAGCTCGAGTCCACGTTTGACATGAAGCGGTACCTGAGCAGCTCGGAGCGGGCAGGGCTGGCTGCGTCCCTTCATCTCACCGAGACGCAGGTCAAAATCTGGTTTCAGAACCGGAGGAACAAGTGGAAGAGGCAGCTGGCGGCGGAGCTGGAGGCCGCGAATCTAAGCCACGCTGCAGCGCAGAGGATTGTCCGGGTGCCCATTCTTTACCACGAGAACTCTGCTTCAGAAAGTACGAATGCATCGGCCAGCGTGCCCGCCAGTCAGCCTCTGCTGACGTTCCCACACCCAGGCGTCTACTATTCACACCCCATAGTGACATCCGTGCCGCTGCTTAGACCCGTGTGA
- the hmx2 gene encoding homeobox protein HMX2: MSGAEDSGSKGSSGPISSFTIQSILGTGSDTPRAPSKEPPPHAPPRRRSLSVSSEEDCSGGEDSADCFCSSDTTHSEPCAQTHNFSCLGPAKGLLSTGEARRPLLQDYKEEQGACHQMSPLCEERQSECADKQGTKKKTRTVFSRSQVYQLESTFDMKRYLSSSERACLASSLQLTETQVKTWFQNRRNKWKRQLSAELEAANMAHASAQTLVGMPLVFRENSLLRVPVPRSIAFPTPLYYPGSNLPALPLYNLYNKLEY, from the exons ATGAGCGGCGCAGAAGACAGCGGGAGCAAGGGTTCTTCGGGCCCCATCTCCAGCTTCACCATCCAGTCCATCCTGGGCACGGGCTCCGACACGCCACGCGCCCCCAGCAAGGAGCCTCCGCCGCACGCGCCACCACGTAGACGGTCTCTGTCCGTGTCTTCAGAAGAAGACTGCAGCGGTGGAGAGGACTCTGCGGACTGCTTCTGCTcctcagacacgacgcacagcGAGCCTTGTGCACAGACGCACAACTTCTCCTGTttag GTCCAGCCAAAGGTCTGCTGTCAACAGGAGAGGCGCGCCGGCCACTGCTGCAGGACTACAAGGAGGAGCAGGGCGCGTGCCACCAGATGTCCCCTCTGTGCGAGGAGCGCCAATCTGAGTGCGCGGACAAACAAGGCACCAAGAAGAAGACGCGAACAGTGTTCTCCCGGAGCCAGGTGTATCAGCTGGAGTCCACATTCGACATGAAGCGGTACTTGAGCAGCTCGGAGCGGGCCTGCCTTGCATCCAGCCTTCAGCTCACAGAGACACAGGTCAAGACTTGGTTTCAGAACCGTAGAAACAAGTGGAAGCGGCAACTCTCGGCCGAACTGGAGGCGGCCAACATGGCGCATGCCTCGGCACAGACACTCGTGGGAATGCCGCTGGTTTTTAGAGAGAACTCTTTACTGCGGGTCCCCGTGCCGCGCTCTATTGCCTTTCCCACCCCGCTGTATTATCCCGGGAGCAACTTGCCAGCGTTACCTTTATACAACCTGTACAACAAGCTCGAGTACTGA